The stretch of DNA AGGAGTACAGCCAGATCAAGATCCGCCTGATCAAATACCTGCATGAAGAACTGGGGTATGATGTCATTGCCTTCGAATCCGGGATGATGGAAGCGGAGGCAGCCCGTATCAATCAAGATCAGCTTACACCGGAGATGATGATGAAGGGCTCCATTTTCCAAATTTGGCACTCTGAAGAGACGCTTGAGCTGTTCAACTACATACAAGAGCAGGCAAAAACGGATCATCCGCTCATATTAGCGGGTTATGATATGCAGCTGAGCTCTTACTACTCAACTGCTTTTATTGGACAGTGGATGTCGAAGATCAGCCCCGAGACGGGTGCTGAATTTCAAAAGATGGACATGGAAGCAATACCGGCTGTATACGCAGCTTATGGCAATCAATTGGAGGAAAAAATAAGCCCGGAAAAAAAGGCGGCCCTGAAGAAGGTCGAGGCGGAATATACGCCTAAGTACCGTGCGGCTATGGATTTTATGAAGAAGCATAAGAAAGAGCTGTTAAGTATGTATCCAAAAGAGCCGAAGCTTGTGGATATGGCGGTAAAGATGCTTGCAGATCGAGTGGCGTTTATTCGCATGATGCAGAAGGATGCCGTGGATTCCTATGAATATAGGGATCAGATCATGGCGGAACATGTGGAATGGCTGAGCCGTGAATTGTATCCGAATAAGAAAATGATACTCTGGGCGCATAACGATCACCTGGCTAAAAATACCTCCAAAATGAAGACGATCGAAGGCGGCAAATGGGTCAATAGTTTTAAGAGTATGGGCGAGATTCTTCATCAAAAGCTCAAAGACCAAATGTATGTTGTCGGACTGTACATGAATCAAGGATCGGCTGCGAAAATATCTACAGGAGAGCCATTTAAAATCAAAAGGATGCCGGCAGGCAGCCTGGAATATCGAGTGATGCAAAGCGGCTACAGCAAGTCTTTCATTGACTTATCGGCTTTCAAGACAAAAACAAAAGATACGGCTTGGATGTGGCAGCCCGTCTACGCGGCAGAGGATGGGATGACGTCCGAAGTCATCGCGCCGATGTCCATGAAGTTTGTACCTAAAGAACAGTATGATGGATTGATTGTGATAGATCAGGTTCATGCTCCAACACCGGTGAAATCTACGTTAGAAAAATAGTTTAGCTCCTGAGCTTGTTCAGTAAAAAGTGAATCTGATTAATTCAATAATATACAGTGGCAGCTAAGGATTTGATACAAAGTCCTAGACTGCCGCTGTTTTTTTGAGCCAATTTAAGCTCTCTGCGCGTACAGTTGGGAAGTCACGCGATCGAGCCTCTCTTTGATCAGGATTGCATTTGCATATCGAGCAGGGATACCCTCGAATCCGTAGTAAATCCCTGCCAACCCGCCGGCAATGGCACCGATCGTATCGGAATCTCCTCCCAGATTGGCTGCTTGCTGCACAACCCCTGCAAAATCCGGCGCTTGGAGCAAAATATGCAGTACCCACCTGAAAGTATGTACGACAAAACCGCTCGGCGGGCAGTCAGGCTCTGCTTC from Paenibacillus sp. CAA11 encodes:
- a CDS encoding erythromycin esterase family protein; translation: MRVFSKKGMWLGKAAVILTLGTMVLNSPFSVGAAASVKTANQENRTKQVMQKQAHSLWSLTSEDFKDLQFLKKTLKDKKVVSLGENFHRVKEYSQIKIRLIKYLHEELGYDVIAFESGMMEAEAARINQDQLTPEMMMKGSIFQIWHSEETLELFNYIQEQAKTDHPLILAGYDMQLSSYYSTAFIGQWMSKISPETGAEFQKMDMEAIPAVYAAYGNQLEEKISPEKKAALKKVEAEYTPKYRAAMDFMKKHKKELLSMYPKEPKLVDMAVKMLADRVAFIRMMQKDAVDSYEYRDQIMAEHVEWLSRELYPNKKMILWAHNDHLAKNTSKMKTIEGGKWVNSFKSMGEILHQKLKDQMYVVGLYMNQGSAAKISTGEPFKIKRMPAGSLEYRVMQSGYSKSFIDLSAFKTKTKDTAWMWQPVYAAEDGMTSEVIAPMSMKFVPKEQYDGLIVIDQVHAPTPVKSTLEK